CCGGGCAGGTCGAGGCCGCCGAAGAGGCCGGTGAGCACGTCGCGGATCTTGGCGCTGCCGGCCCACTCGTGGTCGGCCATGACGCCGATGACCTCGTGCCGGATGGTGGCCTTCGGATCGAGCGAGTCGTGCTGGGTGAGCACCCCGAGCCGCAGTCCGCCGCTGTGCGTGACCCGGCCGGTGTCGGCCTCCTCCAGCCGCGCCAGCATCCGGATGAGGGTGGTCTTGCCGTCGCCGTTGCGCCCGACGACGCCGATCCGGTCCCCCTCGGACACGCCGAGCGAGACCCCGTCGAGCAGGGCACGGGTGCCGTACACCTTGCTGACGTTCTCGACATTGACCAGGTTGACGGCCACGTTGACTCCAGTGCGGGGTGATCGATCGACGTACCAGGGTACGTCCCCGGGGCCCTCGGCGGCCCGCCGCCGAGGTCAGGGCCGGGGCCGGCCCGGGCGGTCCACCAGGAACCAGCCGGCCAGGGCCATCGCGACCGCCGCCGGGGCGGTCAGCTCGACGGCCACCAGGGTCGCGGTGTGGCCCTCCAGGAGGCCCCCGAAACCGGTCATCGACAGGCCCAGGATCCCCAGCAGGGCGAGCGCGATGCCGAGGGCGGCGAGCGGGCCGGAGCCGCCGGCGCGGGGCACGGGCGACGGGGCCTCGAAGCGGCGGAAGGCCGCCACCAGCAGGGCCGTCAGCAGGACCGCCGCGGCGAGCCTGAGCGGCAGCTGCGCCCACCAGGCGCCGGTCGCCGGGGCCGGGAGCCGTACGCCGAGCGCCAGCATCCCGCCGTACACGCCGAGCATCGCCGTCAGGTGCCACAGGAACGCGGTCATCGCGATGCCGTTCGCCGCGACCACCGCCCGCCAGACCCGCGCCCGGGCCGCGAACCGCGCCCCCGGGCCGCGCAGCAGTTCCACCGCGCCGATCAGCCACAGGCCGTGGCAGAGCAGGGCCAGCGTCGGCGGCGCCATGTTCGACACCTTCTCGCCGGGCATCCCCACCATGGACAGCGGGTACGGGCCGAGGGCCACCAGCAGGCCCGCGCCCGCGAGCCCGGCCGCCGCGAGGAGCGCCGGGCGCCGGATCATGCCGTCGGCGCGCAGGAAGCCCAGCTGGTGCACGGCCAGCCAGACGAAGGCGAAGTTCAGGAACTCGACGTAGGGGACGCCGGCGGCGAACCGCAGCACGTCGACGAGGACGGCGGCCCCGGCGAGCCCCGCGAAGGCGCCCCAGCCGTACCGCTCGTGCGCCCGCAGCAGCGGCGGCGTGAACGCGACCATCGCCAGGTAGATCCCGATGAACCAGAGCGGCTGCGTGACCAGCCGCAGCGCCACCCCGGTCAGGCCGCCGTCGGCGCCGGCGGCCTGGAGGAGCAGCGCCGCCGCGCCCCACACGCCGACGAAGACCATCGTCGGCCGCAGCAGGCGGCGCAGCCGGGCCCGCAGGAAGTCCGCGTAGCCGGGGCGGGAGCGGTGGGCCAGGGCGTGCGCGAAGCCGCCCACGAAGAAGAAGACCGGCATCACCTGGAGCACCCAGGTGACCACCTGGAGCCCGGGCACGACGGCGAGCAGGTTCCCGACCCCGTCGGCGGTGACGGCCGCCATCAGCCAGTGGCCGAGGACGACGACGCCGAGCGAGACGACCCGCAGCAGGTCCACATACCGGTCGCGCGCCGCCGGGGTGGCGGCGGCGAGCTCACGCGCGCTGATTCCCATGCCGGTACGGTCCCGCGCCGGCCCGGGGCCCCGTCAGGGCGCGGATACTCAACCGGCGTCTGAGTACGGGGCGTCGGCGCCCCGTCCGCGCACCCTCCGTCCCGGCCGT
The Streptomyces roseofulvus genome window above contains:
- a CDS encoding acyltransferase family protein — protein: MGISARELAAATPAARDRYVDLLRVVSLGVVVLGHWLMAAVTADGVGNLLAVVPGLQVVTWVLQVMPVFFFVGGFAHALAHRSRPGYADFLRARLRRLLRPTMVFVGVWGAAALLLQAAGADGGLTGVALRLVTQPLWFIGIYLAMVAFTPPLLRAHERYGWGAFAGLAGAAVLVDVLRFAAGVPYVEFLNFAFVWLAVHQLGFLRADGMIRRPALLAAAGLAGAGLLVALGPYPLSMVGMPGEKVSNMAPPTLALLCHGLWLIGAVELLRGPGARFAARARVWRAVVAANGIAMTAFLWHLTAMLGVYGGMLALGVRLPAPATGAWWAQLPLRLAAAVLLTALLVAAFRRFEAPSPVPRAGGSGPLAALGIALALLGILGLSMTGFGGLLEGHTATLVAVELTAPAAVAMALAGWFLVDRPGRPRP